A stretch of the Gammaproteobacteria bacterium genome encodes the following:
- a CDS encoding HNH endonuclease, whose protein sequence is MCGAGAGEPDERKPGRKVLLHIGHIIDRSHGGDDSPGNLRALCSTCNQGAKNLAQEPPTWTYLLAQIRRATIKDQKKTLRWLRRKFEGADKTDA, encoded by the coding sequence ATGTGCGGGGCGGGCGCCGGGGAACCGGACGAGCGCAAACCGGGGCGCAAGGTGCTTTTGCATATAGGGCACATCATAGACCGCAGTCACGGCGGAGACGATTCGCCGGGCAACCTGCGGGCGTTGTGCAGCACCTGCAATCAAGGGGCAAAGAACCTCGCGCAAGAGCCGCCGACTTGGACATATTTGCTCGCGCAAATCAGACGGGCGACGATCAAGGATCAGAAAAAGACTTTGCGATGGCTTCGCCGCAAATTCGAGGGCGCCGATAAAACCGACGCTTGA
- the cysE gene encoding serine O-acetyltransferase has translation MFERLCEDVRTVFERDPAARTTWEVLTVTPGLQAVWLHRINHLLWRRRLRWPARCLAHFGRVLTGVEIHPAARIGRRFFIDHGMGIVIGETSEIGDDCSIYHGVTLGGTTWKKGKRHPTLQDRVVVGAGAKILGPITVGAGAKIGSNAVVIRDVPAEATVVGVPGHQLPGKDAAAARAAEARKARETQETGEQKPGFDAYASSADLSDPVADDLSSLLDRVRSMDAELRRLRERLERGEKKGGGRSGSPGKKENEGEG, from the coding sequence ATGTTTGAGCGCCTGTGCGAAGACGTGCGCACCGTGTTCGAGCGCGACCCGGCGGCGCGCACCACCTGGGAAGTGCTGACCGTCACCCCCGGCCTGCAAGCGGTATGGCTGCACCGCATCAACCATCTGCTGTGGCGGCGGCGGCTGCGCTGGCCGGCCCGCTGCCTGGCGCACTTCGGCCGCGTGCTCACCGGCGTCGAGATCCATCCCGCCGCCCGCATCGGGCGCCGCTTTTTCATTGACCACGGCATGGGCATCGTGATCGGAGAGACCTCCGAGATCGGCGACGACTGCTCCATCTACCACGGCGTCACGCTGGGCGGCACCACCTGGAAGAAGGGCAAGCGACACCCCACCCTGCAGGACCGGGTCGTCGTAGGCGCCGGCGCCAAGATCCTGGGCCCCATTACGGTGGGCGCCGGCGCCAAGATCGGTTCCAATGCCGTGGTCATCCGCGACGTGCCTGCCGAGGCGACGGTGGTAGGCGTGCCCGGCCATCAGCTGCCCGGCAAGGATGCGGCGGCGGCGCGGGCGGCGGAGGCCCGGAAAGCCCGGGAGACTCAGGAGACCGGGGAGCAAAAACCGGGCTTCGACGCCTACGCCAGCAGCGCCGACCTGTCCGACCCGGTGGCGGACGACTTGAGTTCGCTGCTGGATCGTGTGCGGAGCATGGACGCGGAGCTGCGCCGCCTGCGGGAAAGGCTGGAGCGCGGGGAGAAGAAGGGCGGGGGGCGCAGTGGCTCCCCTGGCAAAAAGGAGAACGAAGGGGAGGGGTAG